A window from Pseudomonas frederiksbergensis encodes these proteins:
- a CDS encoding gamma carbonic anhydrase family protein → MTLRKYQNHTPLLGKGAFVDGSAVVIGDVEIGEDSSVWPLTVIRGDMHRIRIGARTSVQDGCVLHITHAGPFNPDGFPLLIGDDVTIAHKVMLHGCTVGNRILIGMGSIVMDGAVVEDDVIIGADSLVPPGKRLESGFLYVGSPVKQIRPLTDKEKAFFTYSAANYVKLKNLHLAEGYDQL, encoded by the coding sequence GTGACCCTTCGCAAGTATCAGAACCACACGCCGCTACTGGGCAAAGGCGCCTTTGTCGACGGTTCGGCGGTGGTGATCGGCGACGTTGAAATCGGCGAAGACAGCTCGGTCTGGCCGCTGACGGTGATCCGTGGCGACATGCACCGCATCCGTATCGGCGCGCGCACCAGCGTGCAGGACGGCTGTGTGCTGCACATCACCCACGCAGGGCCGTTCAATCCCGATGGCTTTCCGTTGCTGATTGGCGACGATGTGACCATCGCGCATAAAGTCATGCTCCACGGCTGCACCGTGGGCAATCGGATTCTGATCGGCATGGGCAGCATCGTCATGGACGGTGCGGTGGTCGAGGACGATGTGATCATCGGTGCTGACAGCCTGGTGCCACCGGGCAAACGCCTGGAAAGCGGCTTCCTTTATGTGGGCAGCCCGGTGAAGCAGATTCGGCCACTGACTGACAAGGAAAAAGCCTTTTTCACCTACAGCGCGGCGAACTACGTGAAGCTCAAGAATTTGCACTTGGCCGAAGGCTACGACCAGCTCTGA
- a CDS encoding HAD family hydrolase, with protein sequence MHYQTVLFDLDGTLTDPREGITRSIQYALSKLGIDEPDLSKLEHFIGPPLLQAFMQFYDFDEPKAWEAVNFYRERFKVTGLYENRVFDGVTPLLQTLGGQGRQLYIATSKPWIFAREIARHFDFAKHFKVIYGSELDGTRTNKVELIAHLMAEQGLDPASTLMIGDRKHDLIGARSNGLDAAAVGYGFGSREELSAEAPTWHFETLEEMHQAFLRR encoded by the coding sequence ATGCATTACCAAACCGTATTGTTCGACCTCGATGGCACCCTGACCGATCCACGCGAGGGCATCACCCGTTCGATCCAGTACGCCTTGAGCAAACTGGGGATCGATGAGCCCGACCTGAGCAAACTTGAACACTTCATCGGTCCGCCGTTGTTGCAGGCGTTCATGCAGTTCTACGACTTCGACGAGCCCAAGGCCTGGGAAGCGGTGAACTTCTATCGCGAACGCTTCAAGGTCACCGGCCTGTACGAGAACCGCGTATTCGACGGCGTCACTCCCCTGTTGCAAACCCTCGGCGGGCAAGGGCGACAGCTGTACATCGCGACGTCCAAACCGTGGATTTTTGCCCGGGAAATTGCCCGGCACTTCGACTTTGCCAAGCACTTCAAAGTGATCTATGGCAGCGAACTGGATGGTACCCGGACCAACAAAGTCGAGCTGATCGCCCACTTGATGGCCGAACAAGGCCTGGACCCGGCCAGCACCCTGATGATCGGTGATCGTAAACACGACCTGATCGGGGCGCGCAGTAACGGGCTGGATGCCGCGGCGGTTGGTTATGGCTTTGGCAGCCGGGAAGAGTTGAGCGCAGAAGCCCCGACCTGGCACTTCGAGACGCTGGAGGAGATGCACCAGGCGTTTTTGCGGCGCTAA
- a CDS encoding aminopeptidase gives MIRPLPSLGLLDRVLRILFPGVLFLFLNGCAGVSYYGQLASGQLQLLRAREPVSKVIADPGRDPLLRAHLTQSQRARTFASQQLRLPDNQSYRLYADIGRPFVVWNVFATPEFSLTPQNHCFPIAGCVAYRGYYSQSAARGEAALQRLQGMDVSIGGVEAYSTLGWFNDPIISSMMAWGDERLATLIFHELAHQRFYVKDDTEFNESFATFVEQEGTRQWRAFRGLAPDSGAKVQQRNQFVQLVLDTRSRLERLYTLPLPADQMRQRKADEFERLRDEYRQLRDSQWAGDKRYDAWINAPMNNARLLPFGLYDQWVPAFAALFRQVGGDWVKFYAAVEQLGALPVGERKAALKALAGS, from the coding sequence TTGATCAGGCCGCTTCCAAGCCTTGGGTTACTTGATCGCGTTTTACGCATTTTGTTTCCGGGCGTGCTGTTTTTGTTTCTCAACGGTTGCGCCGGCGTCAGCTATTACGGCCAATTGGCCAGTGGTCAGCTGCAATTGCTGCGGGCGCGTGAGCCGGTTTCCAAAGTGATTGCCGATCCCGGTCGCGATCCGCTATTGCGTGCGCACCTGACTCAATCGCAAAGGGCCCGCACGTTCGCCAGCCAACAGCTGCGGCTGCCGGATAACCAGAGTTACCGTTTGTACGCCGACATTGGCCGGCCGTTCGTAGTCTGGAACGTGTTTGCCACGCCGGAATTTTCCCTGACCCCACAGAACCATTGCTTCCCGATCGCCGGTTGCGTTGCCTATCGCGGTTATTACAGTCAGAGCGCGGCCCGCGGTGAGGCTGCGTTGCAACGTTTGCAAGGTATGGACGTGTCGATCGGTGGCGTCGAGGCTTATTCGACGCTCGGCTGGTTCAATGATCCGATTATCAGTTCGATGATGGCCTGGGGTGACGAACGATTGGCCACGCTGATCTTCCATGAGCTGGCGCATCAACGTTTTTATGTGAAGGACGACACGGAGTTCAATGAGTCTTTCGCCACCTTCGTCGAACAGGAAGGCACCCGCCAATGGCGTGCATTCCGCGGCCTCGCACCGGACAGCGGCGCGAAGGTGCAACAACGCAACCAGTTCGTTCAATTGGTTCTGGATACCCGCTCGCGACTTGAACGGCTGTACACCCTGCCCCTGCCCGCCGACCAGATGCGTCAGCGCAAAGCCGACGAGTTCGAACGCTTGCGGGATGAATACCGGCAGCTGCGCGACAGCCAATGGGCTGGGGACAAACGCTATGACGCGTGGATCAATGCACCGATGAACAATGCCCGTCTGTTGCCATTTGGGCTGTACGACCAATGGGTGCCGGCGTTTGCGGCGTTGTTCAGGCAGGTGGGCGGGGATTGGGTGAAGTTTTATGCAGCAGTCGAGCAGCTTGGTGCGTTGCCGGTCGGGGAGCGCAAGGCGGCGTTGAAGGCTTTGGCGGGATCATAA
- a CDS encoding DUF1161 domain-containing protein, whose protein sequence is MKRFALAIICCALATSALAATKSCEELKAEIEAKIQANNVSSYTLEIVTNDEVHDQNMVVGSCEGGTKKIIYQKNDR, encoded by the coding sequence ATGAAACGTTTTGCCTTGGCGATTATCTGTTGCGCGCTGGCCACATCGGCCCTGGCGGCAACGAAATCCTGTGAAGAACTCAAGGCCGAGATCGAAGCCAAGATCCAGGCCAACAACGTCTCGTCCTACACGCTGGAAATCGTCACCAACGACGAAGTACACGATCAGAACATGGTCGTCGGTTCATGCGAAGGCGGCACGAAGAAAATCATCTACCAGAAGAACGACCGCTGA
- a CDS encoding OsmC family protein, giving the protein MAITKKASAHWEGDLKTGIGSISTETGVLREAPYGFKARFEGGKGTNPEELIGAAHAGCFSMAFSMILGDAGLKADSIDTNAEVTLDQVDGGFAITAVKLILKAKIPGATQAQFEELSNKAKEGCPVSKVLNAKISLDATLVS; this is encoded by the coding sequence ATGGCTATCACAAAGAAAGCATCAGCTCATTGGGAAGGTGATCTGAAAACCGGCATCGGCTCGATTTCCACGGAAACCGGTGTTCTCAGAGAAGCGCCCTACGGCTTCAAGGCGCGCTTCGAAGGCGGCAAGGGGACCAATCCGGAAGAGCTGATCGGCGCAGCGCATGCGGGCTGTTTCTCCATGGCATTTTCGATGATTCTCGGCGATGCCGGTCTCAAGGCTGACAGCATCGATACCAATGCCGAAGTCACTCTGGACCAGGTGGACGGCGGATTCGCGATCACGGCGGTGAAACTGATCCTCAAGGCGAAGATTCCTGGGGCGACCCAGGCGCAATTTGAGGAACTGAGCAATAAAGCCAAAGAAGGCTGCCCGGTTTCCAAAGTTCTGAATGCAAAAATCAGTCTGGATGCAACGTTGGTCAGCTGA
- a CDS encoding LLM class flavin-dependent oxidoreductase produces the protein MKRLSDIKFSTLDLVPVRENGSAAQSLRNSLDLAQHVEKFGYNRFWVAEHHNMDGIASSATSVLLGYLAGGTSTIRVGSGGVMLPNHAPLVIAEQFGTLESLYPGRIDLGLGRAPGSDQMTARALRRERSGSADEFPEDVAELMRYLGPRTPDQRIIAMPGTGTNVPVWLLGSSLFSAQLAGERGLPYAFASHFAPRFMHEAIRVYRNHFKPSAVLDKPYVMLGVPLVAADTDEQADYLATSVYQRILALMRGQSLVQRPPVKTMDGLWLPHEKEAVGDFLGLAMVGSPQKIRAKLDVLIEQTQADELIFTCDLYEHADRVHSYELLAQVMMG, from the coding sequence ATGAAACGACTGTCCGATATCAAGTTTTCCACCCTCGATCTGGTGCCCGTGCGGGAGAACGGCAGCGCGGCCCAGTCGCTGCGCAATTCCCTGGACCTGGCGCAGCACGTCGAAAAGTTCGGTTACAACCGTTTCTGGGTTGCCGAACACCACAACATGGACGGCATTGCCAGTTCGGCGACTTCGGTACTGCTTGGCTACCTGGCCGGCGGCACTTCGACCATTCGAGTTGGCTCGGGCGGTGTGATGCTGCCAAACCACGCGCCGCTGGTGATCGCCGAGCAGTTCGGCACGCTCGAAAGCCTGTACCCGGGCCGGATCGACCTGGGTCTGGGCCGTGCTCCCGGTTCCGACCAGATGACCGCTCGCGCCTTGCGTCGTGAACGCTCTGGCAGCGCCGACGAGTTTCCGGAAGACGTGGCGGAGCTGATGCGCTACCTCGGCCCGCGCACCCCGGACCAACGGATTATCGCAATGCCAGGCACCGGCACCAATGTCCCGGTCTGGCTGTTGGGCTCCAGCCTGTTCAGTGCACAACTGGCAGGTGAACGCGGTTTGCCCTACGCCTTCGCTTCACATTTCGCACCGCGTTTCATGCATGAGGCCATTCGCGTCTATCGCAATCACTTCAAGCCTTCAGCGGTATTGGATAAGCCCTACGTGATGCTCGGTGTGCCGTTGGTGGCGGCCGATACCGACGAGCAGGCCGATTATCTGGCGACCTCGGTCTATCAGCGCATCCTGGCGTTGATGCGTGGCCAGAGCCTGGTGCAACGTCCGCCGGTAAAAACCATGGACGGCCTGTGGCTGCCTCATGAAAAAGAAGCCGTCGGCGATTTCCTTGGCCTGGCGATGGTTGGCAGTCCGCAGAAAATCCGCGCCAAACTGGACGTGCTGATCGAGCAGACCCAGGCGGACGAGCTGATTTTTACCTGCGACTTGTACGAACATGCCGATCGCGTGCATTCCTATGAGCTGCTGGCGCAGGTCATGATGGGTTGA
- a CDS encoding DUF1161 domain-containing protein, with product MKHFILAVGLLSLAGTALAQSKSCEELKAEITAKLDAKGISNYSLEIIDKGAAADGKVVGTCEKGSKQIVYKQG from the coding sequence ATGAAGCATTTTATTTTAGCGGTAGGTTTGTTGAGTCTTGCGGGAACAGCCCTGGCTCAGAGCAAGTCGTGCGAAGAACTGAAAGCCGAAATCACAGCGAAACTCGATGCCAAGGGCATTTCTAATTATTCACTGGAAATCATCGATAAAGGCGCCGCTGCTGACGGGAAAGTCGTCGGCACCTGTGAAAAAGGCTCCAAGCAAATCGTCTACAAGCAAGGCTGA
- a CDS encoding dodecin translates to MTDHHTYKKVELVGSSTSSIEDAINNALAEASKSLKYMEWFEVTETRGHIKDGKAAHFQVTLKVGFRIASS, encoded by the coding sequence ATGACCGACCATCACACCTACAAAAAAGTCGAACTCGTCGGTTCGTCCACCAGCAGCATTGAAGACGCCATCAACAACGCACTGGCCGAGGCCAGCAAAAGCCTTAAATATATGGAATGGTTCGAAGTGACCGAAACCCGCGGGCACATCAAGGACGGTAAGGCAGCGCACTTTCAGGTGACGCTCAAGGTCGGGTTCCGGATTGCCAGTAGCTGA
- a CDS encoding DUF883 family protein: MANTSLRKASLQSMEAEIESLLKSLENLKDDASDESRKTLKVLKSNAENALKHSRHLLSDAYEEVKVKTRETGIATRDYAQEHPWTTAGVAVGALGLLAAYLLFKRGD, translated from the coding sequence ATGGCCAACACCTCTTTACGTAAAGCCTCATTGCAAAGCATGGAAGCCGAAATCGAGAGTCTGCTGAAGTCTTTGGAAAATCTGAAGGACGACGCCTCGGACGAGTCGCGTAAAACCCTGAAAGTCCTGAAAAGCAACGCCGAGAACGCGCTGAAGCATTCGCGCCATCTGCTCAGCGATGCCTACGAAGAAGTCAAAGTCAAAACCCGTGAAACCGGGATTGCCACGCGGGACTACGCCCAGGAACACCCTTGGACGACAGCGGGTGTGGCTGTCGGTGCATTGGGTTTGCTCGCGGCTTATCTGCTGTTCAAACGCGGTGACTAA
- a CDS encoding LysR family transcriptional regulator encodes MSHDLPPLNALRAFEATARLNSVSKAAEQLHVTHGAVSRQLKVLEEHLGVSLLIKDGRGLKLTDAGIRLRDASGEAFERLRTVCAELTQSTADAPFVLGCSGSLLARWFIPRLGRLNTDLPDLRLHLSAGEGDLDPRRPGLDALLVFAEPPWPADMQVYELASERIGPVMSPRFAGYERLQNAPPAALLGEPLLHTTSRPQAWPSWAQQSSLNTKALKYGQGFEHLYYLLEAAVAGLGVAIAPEPLVAEDLKAGRLVAPWGFSETPAQLALWLPKRAADGRARQLAQWLKNELRQTD; translated from the coding sequence ATGAGCCATGACCTTCCCCCGCTAAACGCCCTCCGGGCCTTCGAAGCGACTGCCCGCCTGAACAGCGTCAGCAAGGCCGCCGAACAGCTGCACGTCACCCATGGCGCGGTCAGCCGACAACTCAAGGTGCTTGAAGAACACTTGGGCGTAAGCCTGCTGATCAAGGACGGGCGCGGCCTGAAACTCACAGATGCCGGAATTCGCTTGCGCGATGCCAGTGGCGAGGCGTTCGAGCGATTACGGACGGTTTGTGCAGAGCTGACCCAAAGCACCGCCGATGCACCGTTCGTGCTGGGTTGCTCGGGCAGCTTGTTGGCACGCTGGTTTATTCCCAGGTTGGGACGATTGAATACCGACCTGCCGGACTTGCGCCTGCACCTGTCGGCTGGTGAGGGTGATCTCGATCCGCGCCGGCCGGGGCTGGACGCCTTGCTGGTATTTGCCGAGCCACCGTGGCCTGCGGACATGCAGGTCTATGAGTTGGCGAGCGAACGGATTGGCCCGGTCATGAGCCCGCGATTCGCGGGCTACGAACGACTGCAAAACGCACCGCCTGCAGCGCTGTTGGGCGAGCCATTGCTGCATACGACCTCCCGCCCTCAGGCCTGGCCAAGTTGGGCACAGCAAAGCAGCCTCAACACCAAAGCATTGAAGTACGGACAGGGTTTCGAGCATTTGTATTATTTGCTGGAGGCCGCAGTGGCCGGCCTGGGTGTGGCGATTGCGCCCGAACCGCTGGTGGCCGAGGACTTGAAAGCCGGGCGCCTGGTTGCGCCTTGGGGCTTCAGTGAAACCCCGGCGCAACTGGCGTTGTGGCTACCCAAGCGCGCCGCGGACGGCCGCGCTCGGCAACTGGCGCAGTGGCTCAAAAACGAGCTGCGCCAGACGGATTAG
- the trpB gene encoding tryptophan synthase subunit beta: MTQTNLRNGPDANGLFGAFGGRYVAETLMPLILDLAREYELAKDDPAFKEELAYFQRDYVGRPSPLYFAERLTEFCGGAKIYLKREELNHTGAHKINNCIGQILLARRMGKKRIIAETGAGMHGVATATVAARFGLDCVIYMGTTDIERQQANVFRMKLLGAEVIPVVAGTGTLKDAMNEALRDWVTNVDSTFYLIGTVAGPHPYPAMVRDFQSVIGKETRTQLQDQEGRLPDSLVACIGGGSNAMGLFHPFLDDKSVEIIGVEAAGYGIETGKHAASLNGGVPGVLHGNRTFLLQDDDGQIIDAHSISAGLDYPGIGPEHAWLHDIGRVQYTSVTDDEALDAFHKCCRLEGIIPALESAHALAEVFKRAPTLPKDHLMVVNLSGRGDKDMQTVMHHMEQSQQEQSKQEKH; encoded by the coding sequence ATGACCCAGACTAACCTGCGCAACGGCCCCGACGCCAACGGCCTGTTCGGCGCGTTCGGCGGCCGTTATGTCGCCGAAACCCTGATGCCGTTGATCCTCGATCTGGCCCGTGAATACGAATTGGCCAAGGATGATCCTGCATTCAAAGAGGAATTGGCCTACTTCCAGCGCGACTATGTGGGTCGTCCAAGCCCACTGTACTTTGCCGAGCGTCTGACAGAGTTCTGCGGCGGCGCGAAGATTTACCTCAAGCGCGAAGAGCTGAACCATACCGGCGCGCACAAGATCAACAACTGCATCGGCCAGATCCTGCTGGCGCGGCGCATGGGCAAGAAACGCATCATCGCCGAGACCGGCGCTGGCATGCACGGCGTGGCGACCGCCACCGTTGCTGCACGTTTCGGCCTTGATTGCGTGATCTACATGGGCACCACTGACATCGAACGTCAGCAGGCCAACGTGTTCCGCATGAAGCTGCTGGGTGCCGAAGTGATCCCGGTCGTGGCCGGTACCGGCACCTTGAAAGATGCGATGAACGAAGCCCTGCGTGACTGGGTGACCAACGTTGACAGCACCTTCTACCTGATCGGCACTGTGGCCGGCCCGCACCCTTATCCGGCGATGGTTCGCGACTTCCAGTCCGTTATCGGCAAAGAAACCCGTACTCAACTGCAAGATCAGGAAGGTCGTCTGCCGGACAGCCTGGTGGCGTGCATCGGTGGCGGCTCCAACGCCATGGGCCTGTTTCACCCGTTCCTGGACGACAAGAGCGTCGAGATCATTGGCGTTGAAGCGGCCGGCTACGGCATCGAAACCGGTAAACACGCGGCCAGCCTGAACGGCGGCGTACCGGGCGTACTGCACGGCAACCGTACCTTCCTGCTGCAGGACGACGATGGTCAGATCATCGACGCTCACTCGATCTCTGCCGGCCTCGACTATCCAGGCATCGGCCCGGAACACGCCTGGTTGCATGACATCGGCCGCGTTCAGTACACCTCGGTAACCGACGACGAAGCCCTCGATGCATTCCACAAATGCTGCCGCCTGGAAGGGATTATTCCTGCACTGGAAAGCGCTCATGCCCTGGCCGAAGTGTTCAAGCGTGCACCGACCCTGCCAAAAGATCACCTGATGGTGGTCAACCTGTCCGGTCGTGGCGACAAAGACATGCAAACCGTGATGCACCACATGGAACAGTCTCAACAAGAGCAATCCAAGCAGGAGAAACACTGA
- the trpA gene encoding tryptophan synthase subunit alpha, translating into MSRLQTRFAELKEQNRAALVTFVTAGDPSYDTSLAILKGLPGAGADVIELGMPFTDPMADGPAIQLANIRALGAKQNLAKTLQMVREFREGNTETPLVLMGYFNPIHMYGVPRFIADAKEAGVDGLIVVDLPPEHNGELCDPAQAAGLDFIRLTTPTTDDVRLPTVLNGSSGFVYYVSVAGVTGAGAATLEHVEEAVARLRRHTDLPISIGFGIRTPEQAASIARLADGVVVGSALIDHIANASTPDQAVDGVLSLCSALADGVRKARIS; encoded by the coding sequence ATGAGCCGCCTGCAAACGCGTTTTGCCGAACTCAAGGAACAGAATCGTGCCGCCCTGGTGACCTTCGTGACCGCTGGCGACCCGAGCTATGACACCTCCCTGGCGATCCTCAAAGGTTTGCCCGGCGCGGGTGCCGATGTGATCGAGCTGGGCATGCCCTTCACCGATCCAATGGCCGATGGCCCGGCCATCCAGTTGGCCAACATCCGCGCCCTCGGCGCCAAGCAGAACCTGGCGAAAACCCTGCAAATGGTTCGTGAGTTCCGTGAAGGCAATACCGAGACGCCGCTGGTGCTGATGGGTTATTTCAACCCGATCCACATGTACGGCGTGCCGCGTTTCATCGCGGACGCAAAAGAGGCCGGCGTTGATGGTCTGATCGTGGTCGACCTGCCGCCCGAGCATAACGGCGAGCTGTGCGACCCAGCTCAGGCTGCCGGTCTGGACTTCATCCGCCTGACCACCCCGACGACCGATGATGTGCGCCTGCCGACCGTCTTGAACGGCAGCTCAGGCTTCGTCTATTACGTGTCTGTCGCCGGTGTGACCGGTGCGGGCGCGGCGACGCTGGAACACGTTGAGGAAGCCGTTGCCCGTCTGCGCCGCCATACCGATCTGCCGATCAGCATCGGTTTCGGCATTCGGACACCGGAGCAAGCGGCGTCCATCGCGCGCCTGGCTGATGGCGTGGTGGTGGGTTCGGCGTTGATCGATCACATCGCCAATGCCTCGACGCCGGATCAGGCAGTTGATGGCGTGTTGAGCCTTTGCTCGGCGCTGGCAGATGGCGTGCGTAAAGCCCGCATCAGCTAG
- a CDS encoding DUF4105 domain-containing protein, giving the protein MRSTGAWLLAGVMLLLGNVAQADLQLRLKTEGLSPAQQQASQALLDEAMQALPPRFIEQLDRRIDVGWTDNMPSNAYGQASLVSELDLNRNLLASLTDGSAATKKTYRPHGTVRREMLATVLHELTHIYDRSRLWPDAERRLIQRCTRRNSSSGLIGIPDQCRGQFDRRFTLSDDPRLLDLAGWPQYVGRRGEREQHNRQIARSPDIYETSSPKEFVAVNMEYFLLDPAYACRRPALYRYYKEHFGWAPAAKDTCGKSFSFLNAGNDFAKTPLGQVDPERVYAVDYLLAEANQNWVSRWGHSMLRLVICAPGRPRGPDCRLDLDQHLVLSYRAFVGDVQLSSWDGLVGKYPSRLFVLPLAQVIDEYTKTELRSLASVPLTLSRSEIEDVVEHAAEMHWSYDGNYFFLSNNCAVEGLKLLRSSTNNTKLVGLDSIMPNGLLEVLKGRGLADTSVLDDPREALRLGYRFDSFRDRYQAMFEVLKKHLPIKQEKVEDWLALKAEERRQWIDQADLRTSAALLLLEQAAFRQQLVLAQDEVKQRYLGARELKNGGMDKANATLQQILANSGFLSRPAELLGTGGYGLPQPSEWQRLESESSLRQKQLQALTGDLDKEVRALLEPSRAAEMAANEANVKQVGEHLRKLHKASGGLELP; this is encoded by the coding sequence GTGAGGTCGACAGGCGCCTGGCTGTTGGCCGGGGTCATGTTGCTGCTCGGCAACGTGGCCCAGGCTGACTTGCAATTAAGGCTTAAAACCGAAGGCCTCAGCCCCGCTCAACAACAGGCCAGCCAGGCGCTGCTGGATGAAGCCATGCAGGCGCTGCCGCCGCGGTTCATCGAGCAGCTCGACCGACGCATCGACGTCGGCTGGACCGATAACATGCCGAGCAACGCTTATGGCCAGGCGTCGCTGGTGTCGGAGCTCGACCTGAACCGCAACCTGCTTGCCAGCCTCACTGACGGCAGCGCCGCGACCAAAAAGACTTATCGCCCCCATGGCACCGTGCGCCGCGAAATGCTTGCCACGGTGTTGCACGAGCTCACCCACATTTATGACCGCTCGCGCCTGTGGCCAGATGCGGAGCGCAGGCTGATTCAACGCTGCACCCGCCGTAACAGCAGCTCAGGGTTGATTGGCATTCCCGATCAATGCCGCGGCCAGTTCGACCGACGCTTTACGCTCAGCGACGACCCGCGCCTGCTGGACCTCGCCGGCTGGCCGCAATACGTAGGCCGTCGTGGCGAGCGCGAACAGCACAACCGGCAAATTGCTCGCAGCCCGGACATTTACGAGACGAGCAGCCCCAAGGAGTTCGTCGCGGTCAACATGGAGTATTTCCTTCTCGACCCGGCATACGCCTGTCGCCGTCCTGCGCTGTACCGTTATTACAAAGAACATTTCGGCTGGGCGCCCGCCGCTAAAGACACCTGCGGCAAATCCTTTTCCTTCCTCAATGCCGGCAATGATTTCGCCAAAACGCCCCTGGGCCAGGTCGATCCGGAACGGGTCTACGCCGTCGACTATCTGCTGGCTGAAGCCAACCAGAACTGGGTCAGCCGCTGGGGTCACAGCATGTTGCGGTTGGTGATCTGTGCACCCGGACGACCACGCGGGCCGGATTGTCGATTGGATCTGGATCAGCACCTGGTGTTGTCCTACCGCGCCTTCGTCGGTGATGTTCAACTGTCGAGCTGGGACGGATTGGTAGGCAAATATCCGTCACGCCTGTTTGTCCTGCCGTTGGCCCAGGTGATCGATGAATACACCAAGACCGAATTGCGCAGCCTGGCCTCGGTGCCGCTGACCCTGTCGCGCAGCGAGATCGAAGACGTGGTGGAACACGCCGCCGAAATGCACTGGAGTTACGACGGCAACTACTTCTTCCTGTCCAATAACTGCGCGGTAGAGGGCCTGAAGCTACTGCGTAGCAGCACCAACAATACAAAACTGGTCGGGTTGGACAGCATCATGCCCAACGGTTTGCTGGAAGTGCTCAAGGGCCGTGGGCTGGCGGACACCAGCGTGCTGGATGATCCCCGCGAAGCGCTGCGCCTGGGTTATCGTTTCGACTCCTTCCGCGATCGTTATCAAGCGATGTTCGAAGTGCTGAAGAAGCACTTGCCGATCAAGCAGGAAAAGGTCGAAGACTGGCTCGCCTTAAAAGCTGAAGAGCGCCGGCAATGGATCGACCAAGCCGATTTGCGCACCAGCGCAGCCCTGCTGTTACTGGAGCAGGCAGCCTTCCGCCAACAATTGGTGCTGGCCCAGGACGAAGTAAAGCAGCGCTATCTGGGCGCTCGGGAACTGAAAAATGGCGGCATGGACAAGGCCAACGCGACTTTGCAGCAAATCCTTGCCAACAGCGGCTTCCTCAGCCGTCCGGCAGAACTGCTCGGCACCGGTGGTTATGGATTGCCGCAGCCGAGCGAGTGGCAACGTCTGGAATCGGAAAGCAGTCTGCGCCAGAAACAGCTTCAGGCGCTCACAGGCGATCTGGACAAAGAGGTAAGAGCGTTGCTCGAACCGAGTCGTGCAGCCGAGATGGCCGCCAACGAAGCCAACGTGAAACAGGTGGGTGAGCACCTGCGAAAGCTGCACAAAGCGTCAGGCGGATTGGAGTTGCCGTGA
- a CDS encoding DUF2388 domain-containing protein, whose protein sequence is MRSPLIVAALGLLFLVDVAQAHTLVATSNILINATQRTLDFTSDTTTSIRDSKIVREAHDDAASFVASDGEIRGAHLEAAFNTLRTRVPEARDASDQVLAEAILAL, encoded by the coding sequence ATGCGTAGCCCTCTGATTGTTGCCGCCCTTGGCCTTCTGTTCCTGGTCGATGTGGCCCAGGCGCACACTCTGGTCGCCACCAGTAACATCCTCATCAATGCCACCCAGCGCACACTTGATTTCACTTCCGATACCACGACGTCCATCCGAGACTCAAAGATCGTTCGTGAAGCCCACGACGATGCGGCCAGTTTCGTCGCCAGCGATGGCGAGATTCGTGGCGCGCACCTGGAAGCGGCCTTCAACACGTTGCGTACCCGCGTACCGGAAGCTCGCGACGCCAGTGATCAGGTTCTCGCCGAAGCCATCCTCGCACTGTGA
- a CDS encoding DUF2388 domain-containing protein encodes MRFLSNLLISPLFVAACWVGSVHAYDAFNLSTQGIVATGYASSMVTSAPFDRKLLLAAHDDAAAFIASDGQLRGAQLESALVYLRRTQPKLRASDLELAQAILVQ; translated from the coding sequence ATGCGTTTTCTTTCAAATCTGCTGATCTCCCCGCTTTTCGTGGCAGCCTGCTGGGTGGGCTCGGTCCATGCCTATGACGCCTTCAATCTGTCTACCCAAGGCATCGTGGCTACCGGCTACGCCTCAAGCATGGTGACCTCCGCCCCCTTCGACCGTAAGCTGCTACTCGCGGCACACGATGACGCTGCGGCGTTCATCGCCAGTGACGGCCAACTGCGAGGAGCACAACTGGAGTCCGCCCTGGTTTATCTGCGCCGGACCCAGCCAAAACTTCGTGCCAGCGACCTTGAACTGGCGCAGGCAATTCTCGTCCAATAG